Sequence from the Pelodiscus sinensis isolate JC-2024 chromosome 30, ASM4963464v1, whole genome shotgun sequence genome:
aagacatattccaaaatagcttatttcgaaatagcacatctatactccagggaatcctcaaaattagtctgaggcaggatcccttaatgtggatatgctacctcaatttagagtcctgggaggcactggggagtaattactttgaatggccctaggggaggagctattttgaaagagcagtagtggagcatccacactaccgctattctgaaagagctatttcggaagaggtgttattccttgtggaatgaggtttacagaagttggaatgagccatctgttatttttaatatatttcgaaataacggaattgctgtgtagatgctcgcattgttttGGAATCATGGCCgtgattctgaaataacgctgctgtgtggacgcgcccaggggcagggagaggaaacaAAGTCTGGGATTTGGAAAGGAACCTAAGTGAGTTAGTTGCCAGCCTGCCATAAAGAATCTAACTCTGAGAGACAACATACTCATAGCTCCCAATAGGAGCTCAAATATGTACCCCTCCATTCATGTTGTGTTGTGTGCCCGGCAGGGTACAACAGTCTAGTGTGACAAGGGACATCTGGTCAATGTGTGTTTTGCCTTAGCGATAGGTTCTACCACTAGCTGAaccattagggtgtgtctagactacataggtttttttaaaaaaagtcacctgtgtctagactgccgccacattatttcgaaattaaatcgaaagaacgcagagGCTTTTTTCATCAgcggtaagcctcattttacgaggaataacacctttttcaaaaaaagatcttttgaaaaagcttttttcgaaagaagcatgtagtctagacatagccttagttattGGGCTTTTTGGGTGAAATTGTCAAGTCTGCGTCATGCAGGAGATCAGATGACAGAATTCCTTCTGGTGTGCAACGGGCTTTACTTTTGTGCCAGTAGGTAGTTACTCAGAGAGTAGTCACTTGTCCCTCATGTCTAACAAGATTGcttctgtttttctttccatTGTGGCATGCAGCGCACCCAATGGTGACGGGAAACCAAACCTATGCGAAGGAATTTGTTCTGCTTGGGTTCCCTGGCTCTTGGTATCTGCAGATCTCGCTCTTCATGCTGTTCTTGTTCATGTATCTCCTGACACTCACAGGAAACATCACCATCATCTGCGTGGTGGGGACCCACCGTCTCTTCCACACTCCGATGTACTACTTCCTCTGCAACCTCTCCTTCCTGGACCTCTTGTTCACCACGGCGTACATTCCCCAGACGCTTGTCAACCTGGTGTCACCAAGCAAAACCATCTCCTTCCTCAGCTGCCTCCTCCAGATGTACTTTGTCTTCTCCCTGGGCTGCATTGAATATCTCCTCCTGGCCGTCATGGCCTATGACCGCTTTTTGGCCATCTGTCATCCATTGCACTATAGCTCCACCATGAACAGCACCTTCTCGGCTCAGCTGGCCTTTGGCTCATGGGTAGGTGGCTTCTTGACGGTTTCTGGGCCAACGTTTCTGATCAGCAGGTTGGCCTTCTGCGGCCCTACAATAATCAaccatttcttctgtgacatAGACTCTTGGATAGCTCTCTCTTGCACAGACACACACCTCATTGAGAGGGTCTATATTACTCTCTCATTTATTGTCGTTCTGGGTTCCTTTGTGGTCACCCTGGTCTCCTACATTTACATCATCTCAACTGTCCTTCGAATTCCATCTCCCCAACGctggcaaaaggccttttccacatGCTCTGCCCATCTCACCGTTGTGGTGATATGGTACAGCTGCTCCATCTTCCTCTACGTCCAGCCTTCGAAGCAGAACTCACTGAATATGAACAAAGTTGTCACCCTCTTGAACACGGTCATGACGCCATTACTCAACCCTTTCATTTACACACTCAGGAACAAAGAGATCAAGGATATCTTGAAAAAGGCTTTCAGTTCGACATGACCGTTCTTGTCTCTTGGCCCGGATATTGTTGATATAAATGGGCAGAGTGGGTAAATCAAGTGATCCACTAAAACAAAGCAATGTTAACCATATTTCTCTGGTAGCACtatgcttctttctttctttctttctttctttctttctttctttctttctttctttctttctttctttctttctttctttctttctttctttctttctttttttctttctttctttctttctttctttctttctttctttctttcttttagagagtttatgTGTTTGTCCATGGGGAGGTCCATCCGTCCGTCTGTGCGTCCATTTTTTGACGAACTCaagaaatggtaagagctagggccatccAATTTGGTGTGCCGACTCCTCTTCTTGTAACTTGAAACAAGGTCTGGGTTTGCTCGTttcaagaaaatgggatgtgccaggaatgggattgttttccagaatATGGAAAGGGCAGGAACTGATAGGATGGGATAGTtctactgcagagtgaccatagTTGGGGGTACCACACGAGGAAGAGTGGCcatctggggatggggctttccACACTGCCTGTCACCAGACAAGAGTCCTTCCTATCCCAAACGATGCCGGAAGGAGTAAGGGGGAGCCACAGCTTCAATGGGACCACCACCAGGACCAGTCAGTACAATTCAGCCCCACTGTCCTCAAGAGATTCTGGGGCCAGGAACTGCTGCCTGGCCCTCACCTGAGGAGATTCTGGgacccagggcccagctccctctcccagcGGAGACATTGGGGTTGGAACCCCTGACCCTCCCCGATGAGATGCCGAGGATAGGAGTGACTTCTCCCCTTATGTCTGAGGAGACACTGGCTCTGCAAACCACTGTCCTGCTGAAAAGATGGAAAAGGGGCTTTGTTTTAAAGGTGGACCAGACCCAcgttgtctgtgtgtgtggtcaTGTCCGTTGTGAGGTATTTCTCCATTTCACCCAGGCAGTTGCTAGTGACACTTGACGCTTTTGACTAACCTCCACGTGCACTGACAGAACGTCGTTTGTGTTCCAGAACAGGTTCTTAAGATGCGCTGGCAACGACTTCGGTGCCACCATAAAACAGTGACTATATCACATCTGTCAGCGCTCGGTGTCATGTTTTAATAAACTTTTCTTACATGATTACACCACTGCCTTGTGCCCTTTTAGCAGAGTTTTCTGGCCTAAACCCTCAAAGGTATTAAGGCCTTAACATCAAGGTGGTGGtttcaaaggagcctaagggAATGAGACACCAAACTTTCATTAAAATGTGATGACTCAATTTTGACATTTTTAGACTCCTTAAAATATTAAAACCTAAAGAATACCAAAGTATAAATACAGATCCAGGAGTTGGTTAAACTACACCAGAAGAACTGAGGGGGAGTAACGTTTACTGTTACGTGTACACAAAGTTGGAAAGAATAGATTTTTTATCAGCTAGGCCTTTCCTAGACTTCAGAGTTTTGTCAATGAAAGTCagcctttgtcgacaaaacggtGGAGCCTTTGTCTACAAAACAGCGAAGGTGTGCACACAACAGCACAAACTTTGCTAAGAAAAAGCTCTGATTTTGCCGACAAAATACAGCCCCCTCGACAAAAGGCAGAGAGCTTTTTTTATAGCTACGTCATATCAACAAGCGGCCGGCGCTGACGCTACAGTTGGTTTTGTTTCTGTAAATGGCTCCTAGGAGGAGTCCTCCAATGCTTATCCTGACTGGTCTGGTCAGCCGCTTGAAGCCCTCTCCCCTACACCCAGAAACCAAGGAATCCTACATTTCCTCATTCAAAGGCCTAGGAATTGTTGAAATTCCACTTGCTATTTACTCTGCCTTGGGATGGGTTGGGCCACAgaaatccccttgagactgtcacctgatggtACCAATAAGCCCACTCATCTGCTATTGGGGCCATCCCACCGCCCTGTTCTGCTGAGCCAGGACCTCTGCTCTTCCCTAGAAAAAGCAGAGCTGGGGTCACAGCCCCCAAcaaagcaacacagacactgagagcagctcagctGTGAGAAGGCTCAGTCACAAGGACTCCTCCTTGCACCCAAGCACCCTGCTTcaatgggaccaaaaccccagataaatGTGTCTTCCTCGGCATAACGTTTTTTTACAGAGCAACCGCCTAAGCAGTTCACCCCTTTTCTcgatgaaagagagagatgcccaGCTCTTCTTCCCCCATGGCAATTATTTACAAGagattttgtaataaaaaaagtgattttatgatGTATAAAGAATAGGATTCAGGTGGTCACAagcaacagcaaaaaaaaaaaacccctcagtgcTGTATATACTTGAGCAGAAGTTgaattttgtgggtaaaaaaatCAAGCTGTGAAGAGCGGGGGTCGGTTAGGATTGGGTCACGGCGCTTCACGTTTTTTCCCACTGGGGGAAGAGGTCGTCAAACTTCAATTCCCGGCCCAGCAGGGCAAACCGCCGACGTGCCAGGCTATTTGTTTCCTTGCAGAGTCTGAGCGACGTCTCTCCACTACTATTGGCTGCTGTTGCCAGTTTGCTTCCCATTCCTTGTAAAGAATTTCCTCAGCCTGGGGAAAATTTGTTCAATCCCCCCACCCGAGTGGAAAAGAACAATACTGACGATAGATTCCAGTCTGTGTGGGACCAACCACAAGCCAGACTTACGTGATAAgggacatttcaggaaagaggtgcaGAAATTggtgaaggtccagagaagagcaacaaacatgatgagaggtctagagaacatgagctaggagggcagactgaaagaactgggcttgtttagcttggaaaggagACGACTTAGAGGGGctctcaagtatctaaaagggtgtgttGAGGGGGTGACGGGCTGAAGGAGTAAGCCCcgttccccaccccagagtggCGCTTGGCCCCGGCGTCGCAGCACCAAGCGGCTCTGCAGATTCTGTTCAGCTGCAGCCGCTTGCACAGGCGCTGGAATTCCCCCGGCAAACGCACCAGAGGGCCGAGGAGTGCATGCACCGGTGCCCCGGGAAGAGGGAGCCGGCTTTAAAAAGGAGAGCGCCCACCCTTGGTGGGGATGGAGGACAGGAGTTGTGGAGGCTGCAAGAGCCCGCAAGGCGGGCAAGCAGTGGGGAAGTCCCAAGGAGCAGCGAGACCCCAAGAAGTCAAGGCCAGAGAGGCACCAGGGGACCGGCGTGGccaagagggaaggaaggagcccaggACGGTGAGTTGGGGGGTGAGTTGCGGCATtgctccccccccggccaaaCAGGACGTAAGTCACATctgttcttagggtcctgggctgggacccggagagagggagggtccaggtcccccgtccctcccgtcggACACGAGGGCTCCTCGGGCAGTAAGGAGTGTTATCACCAGACTAAAGGACATTGGAGTGAAGAGGGGGTTGCAATGACTGCGAAGGGGGTCAACCCCAAAAAGGGGGCAAACCCCTAACAGGgtgtcccaaggaggaggggaaaaactgttttccttggcctctgaggacaggacaagaagcaatgggcttgaactgcagcaagggaggttgaggttggacattaggaaaaacttcctacttgtcagggtggtgaaacactggaataaattgcctgggggggttgtggaatctccatctctggagagatcgaagagcaggttggacagacaccggtcagggatgatctcaacggtgcttggtcctgccaggagggcaggggactggactcaatgacctcttgaggttgcTTCCCATTCTGGTATTCTACCAGATTGGGAGCAGAAGGGTAGAGGTAGGggatgccagctctgcttccatgcTGCCATCCTCTCCAGGAAAGAGATTCATAGGCAGCCATGAGGCTCTATGTCTTGGAGACATGGGGGTGATGTTTTGGAATTGCCACAGtacatagggaaactgaggcatgcccaGTGTTCATGCAGAACAGTAAGATTCCCATTGGCTCCATACCAGATAACAAGGGGAAATCCTCAATTTGTCACAGTCTGCAACCCAGGCCTGCCTGCGCCCGAGCCCCACCAGCCTCTGCACCACACACACTGGCCGGCTCCCCAGCCAAAGGGGGATCTGGACCAAActgggcagctgggggagggggattagaGGCAGCCCAGGCTGAGGGGGTTCCAGGCGTGGCCGGTCTGAGGGGGATGGGAGCCAGCTGGCCCCAAGGGGATTGGGTCAGGCCAATACGGCGGGCACCCCACCGGATCCACCATCCAGTCTGACCCTCCCCGTTCTCTGTCTCTGCCCCCCGACGTGCCCCGAGCCCCAGGTAATGGCAGGCAGGGATGgatccagccccttctccccagtctAACTGGGTCTGGAGTCCACCCGGGCCcctctgggcaggctcctgtcCCATTTACCTTATGGGGCCCGCTGTGCTCACAGGCTCCGGGTCTCACACTctatgggctggggacaggctcaGATCAGGCGCTAACTGAGCTGCCCACAGCCTGGGCCCATCCTGTCGCACCCCAGGCAGGGAGTGAGGCCTAGGGGCGGCTTCCTTCCTGTGCGTGGGGCCGGCTGCTCTTCCCAGAGCGAAAGGGGACCTTGCAAGAGGAGGGGAAGTGTTGCAAGCTGCGCTGGGGCCAGGCGCTAGGAGCTGTTGATGccgcaggctgcagccatgtgccaGGGGTCACCCATGGCCCCCTCCAGAGCCCTGTGCCTCCGTGGGTGTTGGagcatgggaggagggggcagggcaaggtcTGGCCTCAGGAGACCCACGTGATGCAGGGGCTGAGGAagccgggagcagcctggggtGGGGTAATTAGAGCGTCACATCCAGGACACAGGAGGGAATTGTCCTGCTCCAACGGGCACTGGGGAGGCCTCGAGTGGGGCCCCGTGCTGGGTGCCATGCTCCGGGGAAGCTGGGTAActaggggaggagggtggagaggaGCGACGCAGTTGGTTTTCGCTTGCAGTAAGAGACACTGGATGGAAATCACTGTGCTGCCCTTGGAAATGCCGCCGCACGCTGCCAGTCTTAGTGCCCGGAGCCGTTGTACGACACAGCAAACACGTCGGCTTTTCAGCCACCTCAGTGCGTTCCAATTCCTGCTTCCCTTGAAATTTGCAGTTGGTGTCCTCCCAAGTTCCCGATTCAAAATCAGCAATAACATTCATCacaatgattcgggggctggagcacatgacctatgaggagaggctgagggattaggggctgtttagtctgcagaagcgaagagtgaggggggatttgagagcagccttcaacttcctgaagggaggttccaaagaggatggagagaggctgttctcagtagtgacagatggcagaacaaggagcaatggtctcaagttgtggtgggagaggtccaggttggatattaggaaaaactatttcactaggagggtggggaagcactgggatgggttccctagggaagtagtggagtctccatccctagaggtgtttaagtctcggtttgacaaagccctggccgggttgatttagttgggattggtcctgcctagagcagggggctggacttgatgaccttctgaggtctcttccagctctatggttctaggatTTTACGATTCACACCGGTTTCTGCACGGGTGTGCTGGATGTTGTTGTATAGAAAGGCCGTAACCCTGCCACAGAGAAAGAAGTGGAAGCGTTTGAGAAGAAAAGTTTTCATGCACCGTTATTGAACAAAACGTTGGGATGCTGAACAGCCAACGTTGGAACCTGCAGGGAAGCTGCATGTCAACTGAAGGGTGAAATGGATGCTAAGACAGTGGCCAACTTGAAGACCGGGCCCCTTGGGACACAAACAAATCATTTCCCACAGAGAGCTCAGACCTGCTTTCTGAAAGGGCTCCAACGAGGAATACCCGTGGGAATCTAGTCCCTGGACATACCAGCCGTGGCGTATGACGGTGCCTGATGATTTCCAGCTGAGGCAGCATATCGAAGCTATTCCACGAACGAGGGGAGTCGCCCTCCCGCAGACGGGTCCAATGGACGGACAGCAGCTTTAGAACGCGGCAAGATCGTctggatatatttttttaatgtaaggaTTGTTTTTCTATTGACTTTTCCTTGTTCAAGCCAAgtagccccacccagccagcctcaTCACCCCCCGGGGCAGGTCGCTAGCGTGGGGGACACCGCAGCTCTGGAATATCCGGGATCTGGAATATCCGGGCTCGGGTTGTTGGGCCGGTGCGCACAGCTCAGCGTTGCTCAACCTTGGTTCATTTGCGTCGCTCCTCTCACCTCCGCAGTTACCCACCTCTCCCCAGAGCGCGGCACCCAGCACAGGGCCCAGGGACCCACGCGGGGCCTCCCCAGTGCCCGTTGGAGCAGGACGACTCCCTCCCGTGTCCTGGATGTGACGTTCTAATTACCCCaccccaggctgctcccggctTCCTCAGCCCCTGCATCACGTGGGTCCCCTGAGGCcagaccctgccctgccctcccccacactctgaCGCCCATGGAGGAGCAGGGCTCTGTGACCACTGGCACGTATCTCCAGTCCGCGGCGTCAGCAACTGATCGCGCCTGGCCCCAGCGCGGCTTGCGACACTTCCCCTCCTTGCACAAGGTCCCCTTCTGCTCTGGGAAGAGCAGCCGGCCCCAGCCCACAGGcaggaagccccctcccccccaggcctcgcTCCCTGCCTGGGGTGCGACAGGACGGGCCCAGGCTGTGGGCAGCTCGGTTAGCGCCTGATCCGGGCCTGCCCCAGGCCCACAGAGTGTGAGACCCGGAGCCTGTGAGCATGGCGAGCCCTGCAGGGCGAATGGGACAGGAGCCGGCCCGGCAGCCTCCAGACCCAGTtagactggggcagaggggctggatccagccctgcctgtcATTAGCTGGGGCTTGGGGGACAGAGACAGAgaatgcagggggtcagactagacgGTGGATCCCTATGGTCCCTGGCCATCCTGGGCTGACCCAATCCCCGTGGGGCCAGCTGGCTCCCATCCCCTCAGACTGGACAGGCCTGGAAACCCCTCAGCCCGGGATCCCTTtaatcccccttccccagctgtccaGCATGGCCGAGATCCCCCCTCGGCTGGGGAGCTGGCCAGTGTGTGTGGTCCAGAGGCTGGTGGGGCTCGGACACAGGCAGGCCTGGTTGCAGACTGTGGGTATTTCCCCCTTCGGATCTGGCAGGGAGCAAACAGGATTCTCACAGCTCTGCAGGAACActgggcgtgcctcagtttccctctgttccACACCTGTGCTTAGGCGGTGGGAATGAGGGTGTAGCACTAGGTGGGGGTTGCTCTGGCTGCCTGCATGGCTGCTCTGGTGGCATCTCGGTAACCCGGGACCAGGAGGGGATGGGAGAAGCCAGGGACGTGGCAGCTGGACGTGGGCCAGTCTGACTAGGAGTGCAGGGGGAGACCCgggctctgggctcccctttACCCCCGAGATGGCCTGCACTGAAGGCTGCTGGTGCTAACGAGCTTTGTCCTACGCTGGACTAATGACCCTCCTGTGTCAGCCTGGCTGCGAGGCCCTGCTCTCTGCGGTGTGGGGTGcaggccctctgcccccaggagccCTGCCCAGGTGCAGTGGCTGTGGGGCACACTCGGTGTGAAGGAGAAAGCTGAGTTCTGTGCTGCCCGGCTCTGAAGGGCCTCAGCTGAGTCAGCACCTTGTGCTGCGAACGGGGTGGGACGCGCAGCCCCGGAGCCTGGACCAGCCTCACGCCCGGAGGTTCCAGCACGTCACCCCCACGTCTCCATGTCCCAGGGGCCAGGCGCGGGCATCTGGGAGCAAAGAGGTGTGCAAGTAAATGCCACTTGCTCTTGCAGTCCTGTCCCATGGCCATCCAccaggcaggacccagcaccgtctagaccatccctgaccggtgtctgtccaacctgctcttcaatatctccagggatggagattccacaacctccctgggcaatttattccagtgtttaaccaccctgacagccaggaagttttcctaatgtccaacctcaacctctcttgctgcagtctaagcccattgcttcttgtcctgtcctcagaggccaaggggagcaagttttctccctccttctttcagatacctgaaaaaccgctctcatatcccctctccgtcttcttgtttctaaactaaacaagcccggttctttccgtcttccctcacagctcctgCCTTTATGCCCTCTTACCATTTACCACATAAGGTTCTCTGTTGAATTATTCAGTGAAGTGTATTAAGGACGGGCGTATCAATGCCAAATATGAAGTTCAAGTCTTATGTTTCCCTGTCATCAGTTCTTTCTACAGAGCTaaactgttttttccccaaaaaagccttttctcttttccaaaatgacCTCTTGTGGAGCAGGATCCTATTGGGATGAAGCACAAAAATTCTTCCTTGGAAATGTCACCACCGGGAAATCGAGCAAAGAGCGATTTGCCCACTGTAAGAGCCGTGCGTTTGGCAGGTTTTTGCAATGAGGAAACCATCCTCAGGAATTCCCTCTCGTCTTTGCACTGCCGTGGAACGAGACAGGGGACTTGCTTCTCACCATTGACGTTGTTATCTGGGCTTTAATCTGtagcagaaacctgtccccacatTTCCCCACTGGAGGACACAGAAAAGGGTTTTTCTGTGGAGCTCCACCCCGGCATTATCTGACGAGGCAGCTGGTGCTTTTTCCTGTGCAGTCGCGGCTGTTGTGAGAGTGACGTTTGAAGGGTTTTACGCCTTCCACGGAATGTCAATTGTGTCACATCTTGTCATGAAGCGAAGCAGCATCGAAGTGACTGTGAGCACGGCCGGCCCTGCAGGATTCTGGGAGCGTCGGGAGCAGAGACAGAGAACGCAAAGGGTCAGACTGGATGGTGGATCCGGTGGGGTGCCTGTCGTCCTGGCCTGACCCAGTCCCTTGGGGCCAGCTGGCTCCCATCCCCCTCAGACCAGCCAGGCATGAAAACCCCTCAGCCTACGCTATGTttaatccccctccctcagctctcCAGCTTGACCCAGATGACCCTCGTCTAGGGAGCCGGCCAGTGTGCGTGGTCCAGAGAGTGGTGGGGCTCGGGCACAGGCCGGTGTGGGTTGCAGACGGCGACAAAGTGCGGATTTTCCCTTCTTCTCTGGAATGGAACCAGTGAGAATCTCCTGGCTCTGCATGAACActgggcgtgcctcagtttccctctgtacCACACCCGAGCTTAGGTGGTGGGAATGAGGGTGTGGGAGTAGGTGGGGGTTGCTCCAGCTGCCTGCACGGCTGCATCTCAGTAACCCAGGACCAGGAGGGGATGGGAGACGCTAGGGGCGTGGCAGGGCGTGGAAGCTGGACGTGGGTCAGTCtgactgggggagcagagggaggcccGGTCTCTGGGCTCTCCTCTTGCCCCTGAGATGGAGTGGAATAAAGGCTGCAGGTGCTAACGAGCTTTGTGTTATGCTGTAGCCCTGCCGACTAATGACCCAGCTGTGACTCAGCCTGGCTGCGAGGCCCTGCTCTCTGCGGTGTGGGGTGCAGGCCCTCCGCCCCCCAGGAGCCCATCCCAGGCGCAGTGGCTGTGGGGCACACCCAGCGTGAAGGGGAAAGCTGAGTTCTCTGCTGCCCGACTCCACAAGGCCCCAGCTGAGTCAGCACCTTGTGCTGCGAACGGGGCGGGATGCGCAGCCCCGGAGCCTGGACCAGCTTCACGCCCGGAGGTTCCAGCACGTCACTCCCACGTCTCCATGTCCCAGGGGCCAGGCGCGGGGTCGGCCTGGTGGTGGGCACGTGTTTGCAGCGGGCATCTGGGAGGAAAGAGGTGTGCAAGTAAATGCCACTTCCTCTTGCAGTCCTGTCCAATCGCCATCCACCAGGcagcacccagcaccatctagaccatccctgacagctgtctgtccaacctgctctttgatatccccagagatggagattccacaacctccctgggcaatttattccagtgtttctccaccaggacaggcaggaagttttcctaatgtccaacctcaacctcccttgctgcagtctaagccccttgcttcttgtcctgtcctcagaggccaaggagaacaatttttctccctcctttcagatacctgaaaaaccgctctcatgtcccctctccgtcctctcgtttctaaactaaacaagcccagttctttccgtcttccctcacagctcctgCCTTTATGCCCTCTTACCATTTACCACATAAGGTTCTCTGATGAACTATTCAGTGAAGTGTATTTAAGGATGGGCGTATCAATGCCAAATATGAAGTTCAAGTCTTATGTTTCCCTGTCAACGAATCTTTCTACAGAGCTAAgccttttctcttttccaaaatgacCTCTTGTGGAGCAGGATCCTATTGGGATGAAGCACAAACTTTCTTCCTTGGAAATGTCACCACCGGGATATCGAGCAAAGAGCAATTTGCCCACTGTAAGCGCCGTGTGTTTGGCAAGTTGTTGCAATGAGGAAGTCGTGTTGAGAAACTATTCTCAGGAATTCCCTCTTGTCTTTGCACTGCCGTGGAACGAGACAGGG
This genomic interval carries:
- the LOC102449802 gene encoding olfactory receptor 6F1-like — encoded protein: MVTGNQTYAKEFVLLGFPGSWYLQISLFMLFLFMYLLTLTGNITIICVVGTHRLFHTPMYYFLCNLSFLDLLFTTAYIPQTLVNLVSPSKTISFLSCLLQMYFVFSLGCIEYLLLAVMAYDRFLAICHPLHYSSTMNSTFSAQLAFGSWVGGFLTVSGPTFLISRLAFCGPTIINHFFCDIDSWIALSCTDTHLIERVYITLSFIVVLGSFVVTLVSYIYIISTVLRIPSPQRWQKAFSTCSAHLTVVVIWYSCSIFLYVQPSKQNSLNMNKVVTLLNTVMTPLLNPFIYTLRNKEIKDILKKAFSST